The genome window GTCTTGATGGTTGGCAAGAAAGATCTAAAAGCGATTCTAATTGCAGGCTTGGGCTCTGGCTTTGGTTTTCAAATCATTGAGGATTTAGGGTACGTTGCCCGCCAAACCAAAACCAGCCAATTAGCCGCGGTTACTGAGGCCATTAACCGGATCTCTGGTGGATTAGCTTCACATGCCCTCTATACAGCTGTTGTATCAGTTGGTGTCTTCCTCTTGTTGTCTCAAGTGACCCAGCAAAAGGAAAAACTTTTTGGGCTCTGGTGTGTTCTCTCAACAGTAGCCAATCACTTCTTATGGAACTCTCCGTTTTATGAAACAGACCATCGGATTAATCTTCTCGTCGGACTGCTCTTTGCCGTCCAAGTAGGGACCTTTATCGAAGTGGTGCTCTATACCAAGAAACATCCCGAGTTGCCATTTTTAAAACAATAAGAAAATTTTTTCAAACACAAAAGAACTAAGACGTGGGTCTTAGTTCTTTTATTTTCTCAATTCTTGTAAGAGTGTTTGTGCCTTTTCTAAATTAAAGGGTTTGTTTTCAAGGAGTTGGCTGACCAATCGGGGAACTTCCTCTTCCTTAGCTCCTGCTAGAAGGGCTAGGGAGCGTGCTTGGAGTTTCATATGTCCTGCTTGGATCCCTGTAGTCACTAAGGCTTTCAAGGCAGCGAAATTCTGTGCTAAACCGAGAGAAGCGATGATACCTGCTAATTCAATAGCAGAAGGCACTCCTAGCAAACGGTGGCTGACTTGAACCGTTGGGTTGAGGCCAATCGAGCCTCCTTTTGTCGCAACCGGCATTGGTAGGGTGATCTCACCATAGAGTTTTTTCTCTTCCGGCTGACTTGTCCAGTGACTCAAACCCT of Streptococcus sp. S5 contains these proteins:
- a CDS encoding PrsW family glutamic-type intramembrane protease, with amino-acid sequence MTKIQRASIYLFLLLAGIGLEFELGHLSQQEFSQSAGRDLVLNLSVLAAIIIPLYLFSKRLAKQLTVPTYLLWIAMFGGAFVAGWLSFSGNSLIDIMNSHVIKDATVFNKWTDALTAPFSEEFFKALVAFWVVLMVGKKDLKAILIAGLGSGFGFQIIEDLGYVARQTKTSQLAAVTEAINRISGGLASHALYTAVVSVGVFLLLSQVTQQKEKLFGLWCVLSTVANHFLWNSPFYETDHRINLLVGLLFAVQVGTFIEVVLYTKKHPELPFLKQ